The proteins below are encoded in one region of Colletotrichum lupini chromosome 5, complete sequence:
- a CDS encoding oxysterol-binding protein, with translation MAGIEQLEIHSKSYIVRWVKVDEGHTISWSVQPHKKSIRRGSNFGIVKHPGAGAAGLITNQNDDAAAPGSFTSGVAEPKKPFARRDSSTAEEQLANKGFIPIKWHGKCDADKVSTGTWDVPKGQGGMFGLVFDNTFSKQISKTATFVLLTYPTGAPPQTTAQNFPNLQAGANANTSKTSLPQMSAVTSASQDSLHSHVAAGRPTSASGRSDGNANYHTGILHKRRRKKGQGYARRFFSLDYSSCTLSYYYNRNSSALRGAIPLSLAAIAADERRREINIDSGAEIWHLRASNAKEFNDWAKALEKASRAARGVEEQQPNTLNPRTTPLRVNTTHLKPTQSSLEEDREWQQVETLVSRMVGTRDALRRLVKDMSNQRPLSMAASTFLSPGTLGEEPDSYFTPPTATEQPQRRPFWKRKSSNATPTASTPQAHHAAAAAALAVPSPGTVTTTISANGPRHSKSKSKSSVHEEKSTQEHCAALLNDLDSVVSEFTTLIVNSKRRRSPAPLSAAPSRRSMETVSTEEFFDAEAGETSSQIVRIAQSEDESPDSEADERLSDSSSISSAQEDEAIGSEDTDCYPAKPKSLSPLPVDISVERRTKVPPALVQPPSLIAFVRKNVGKDLSTISMPVSANEPISLLQRVAEQLEYAQLLDQAAQQKEAKERLLYITAFAVSQFSTGRAKERAIRKPFNPLLGETYEMLRTEQEVPGGFRLLVEKVCHRPVRLAMQADSASWSFSQSPAPSQKFWGKSAEITTEGRVRVALRLPDGTDELYSWTHATMFLRNVVMGEKYVEPVGVMQICNDSSGAKASVEFRSKGMFGGRGEDVQVETYGPDGVHTGSSLSGTWTNGLRVVEAGKGAGREIWSVGKLVDNAANTYGMTTFAAALNEVTEIEKGRLPPTDSRLRPDQRLAEKGDLDQAEEWKVKLEEAQRARRRVLEEKGEEHKPKWFVKVGQGPEGEEVWKLRTGKDSYWEERSKGTWNGLEEIFAG, from the exons ATGGCGGGCATTGAGCAGTTGGAGATCCATAGCAAG TCCTACATCGTGCGTTGGGTCAAAGTCGACGAAGGCCACACAATATCTTGGAGCGTCCAACCACACAAAAAGTCCAT TCGCCGAGGCAGTAACTTTGGAATTGTGAAGCACCCCGGAGCTGGCGCCGCCGGCCTCATTACGAATCAGAACGACGATGCCGCCGCCCCCGGATCTTTTACCTCTGGCGTCGCCGAGCCCAAGAAACCATTTGCTAGGAGGGATTCGAGCACAGCCGAAGAGCAGCTCGCCAACAAGGGATTCATACCCATAAAATGGCATGGGAAATGCGATGCGGATAAGGTATCGACCGGTACGTGGGATGTGCCAAAGGGCCAAGGCGGCATGTTCGGCTTGGTGTTCGACAACACCTTTTCGAAGCAGATCTCCAAGACGGCTACCTTCGTCCTCCTCACCTACCCGACTGGTGCACCGCCTCAGACTACAGCCCAGAACTTCCCGAACTTGCAGGCCGGAGCGAATGCGAACACCAGCAAGACGAGTTTGCCTCAGATGAGCGCCGTCACATCTGCCTCTCAAGACAGCCTCCATAGCCACGTTGCCGCGGGACGCCCGACGTCAGCCTCCGGCCGCAGCGATGGAAATGCCAACTACCATACAGGAATTCTGCACAAGAGACGGAGGAAGAAGGGCCAGGGTTATGCGCGCAGATTCTTCTCGCTGGATTATTCCTCCTGCACCCTCTCGTATTACTACAACCGCAACTCGTCTGCCCTCCGCGGTGCCATTCCTCTTAGCCTTGCTGCCATCGCAGCCGATGAGCGCCGTAGGGAAATTAACATTGACTCGGGCGCCGAGATCTGGCATCTGCGAGCGTCCAACGCCAAGGAGTTCAACGATTGGGCCAAGGCCTTGGAGAAGGCGAGTCGTGCGGCGAGGGGCGTGGAGGAGCAGCAACCCAACACACTCAACCCCAGAACAACGCCGCTGAGGGTCAACACGACACATTTGAAGCCTACGCAGTCAAGCTTGGAGGAAGATCGCGAATGGCAGCAGGTCGAGACCCTAGTGAGTCGCATGGTCGGCACCAGGGACGCTCTTCGTCGCCTGGTCAAGGACATGTCAAACCAAAGGCCTCTTAGCATGGCTGCTTCGACATTCTTGTCACCAGGCACCTTGGGTGAGGAACCGGACAGCTACTTCACACCTCCCACAGCGACAGAACAGCCGCAAAGGCGCCCATTCTGGAAGCGCAAGTCAAGTAACGCTACACCGACAGCATCCACGCCCCAAGCGCAtcatgccgccgccgctgctgctcTTGCTGTTCCTTCTCCGGGTACTGTCACGACAACTATCAGTGCAAATGGACCCCGCCACTCAAAGTCAAAGTCAAAATCGTCTGTCCACGAAGAAAAGAGCACACAAGAGCATTGTGCGGCACTCCTCAACGATCTCGATTCCGTTGTGTCTGAGTTTACGACCTTGATTGTGAACAGCAAGCGCCGACGATCTCCCGCTCCACTTTCTGCAGCACCCTCTAGAAGAAGTATGGAGACAGTGTCGACGGAAGAGTTCTTCGACGCAGAAGCCGGTGAGACAAGCTCGCAGATCGTCAGGATTGCTCAGAGCGAAGATGAAAGCCCAGACTCGGAGGCGGATGAACGTTTGAGTGACTCTTCCTCCATCTCTTCGGCCCAGGAGGATGAGGCTATAGGCTCCGAGGACACCGATTGCTACCCAGCGAAGCCCAAGAGCTTGTCGCCGTTGCCGGTGGATATCTCCGTTGAGAGACGAACCAAGGTTCCGCCGGCTTTGGTGCAGCCTCCTAGTCTGATTGCATTTGTGCGGAAGAATGTTGGCAAGGATCTTAGCACGATCAGTATGCCCGTATCCGCGAACGAACCTATCTCACTACTTCAGCGCGTTGCAGAACAGCTGGAATACGCCCAGCTGCTTGACCAAGCTGCTCAGCAGAAGGAGGCCAAGGAACGTCTCCTATACATCACGGCATTCGCAGTGTCGCAATTCAGCACTGGCCGCGCAAAGGAACGCGCCATTCGGAAACCCTTCAACCCCCTTCTGGGCGAGACATATGAAATGCTGCGAACCGAGCAGGAAGTACCCGGAGGTTTCCGGTTGCTTGTTGAAAAGGTTTGCCATCGTCCCGTCAGACTCGCCATGCAGGCCGACTCTGCCAGCTGGTCCTTCAGCCAGTCCCCCGCGCCGTCGCAGAAGTTCTGGGGCAAGAGTGCCGAAATTACTACGGAAGGCCGCGTTCGTGTCGCGCTTCGACTCCCAGATGGCACGGACGAGCTGTATTCCTGGACGCATGCCACAATGTTCTTGCGCAACGTGGTAATGGGAGAAAAGTACGTGGAGCCGGTTGGTGTCATGCAGATCTGCAACGATTCTTCTGGAGCCAAGGCCTCGGTCGAGTTCAGGAGCAAGGGAATGTTTGGCGGACGAGGCGAAGATGTTCAGGTTGAGACATATGGACCGGACGGGGTACACACCGGCAGCAGCCTCTCCGGCACGTGGACCAACGGCCTCCGCGTCGTCGAAGCCGGCAAAGGGGCGGGCCGGGAGATCTGGAGCGTCGGCAAGCTCGTTGACAATGCGGCCAATACCTACGGAATGACCACATTCGCCGCGGCCCTCAACGAGGTGACGGAGATTGAGAAGGGCAGGCTACCCCCGACAGACAGCCGACTCCGACCGGACCAGCGTCTGGCCGAGAAGGGCGATCTCGACCAGGCTGAGGAGTGGAAGGTGAAGCTGGAGGAGGCGCAGCGCGCCCGGCGTCGGGTGCTGGAGGAGAAGGGCGAGGAGCATAAGCCCAAGTGGTTTGTCAAGGTCGGTCAGGGCCCGGAGGGCGAGGAGGTGTGGAAGCTGAGGACGGGTAAGGACTCATATTGGGAGGAGAGGTCCAAGGGGACGTGGAACGGGTTGGAGGAGATTTTTGCTGGGTAG
- a CDS encoding UBA/TS-N domain-containing protein has product MPVQPSTTQHPAPSTQHPAPGTSTSLPPPLPQDDYPAPLSPPLHKPKVHWHYPLWARRPTPSTSGPFFPLLLLGLLLAACTCMPSGASLQVDHTHIILGSTCHLKQFDPKVDKRPFLLAPFSDAAWSAAISNPIHSVSLSDAGVRLPQPPLRMIEAMFVVAFPFPPSTSGSLFPIPYPTMAGVLSKRQQARNEKVLHDLVHSVPGNNLCADCQARNPAWASWSLGVFLCMRCAAIHRKLGTHISKVKSLSMDSWSNEQVENMKKVGNVRSNQIYNPDNKRPPVPVDADEADSAMERFIRTKYMNNIPIPTRKQHSGLSDEGVPPPLPPKSGGKFGFRSASSIFPLSSRLRKDSSLRNTMSSPREPRSPSPSDLPNKPSKVFGASVSYEQEDTERKLASLRDMGFSDGQRNGMVLKGVNGNLERAIETLVRLGESDRRSPSLTGPRESSLRATRSHANLSTSSGLSAPHQTFSDHPQSPSTASSNNPFDMLPPQPQSSQSTGTLQNKNPYANNPFGAPTQQQQDIAQAFGSMSLAPAQPLFPHHTGGLPASQPFAQPQQTYQQSMTPPIPQQHQQQNYNPMSFNSNMTYPQPIQPQATGYNPFLTNQAQPQQQQNLAVNTGPSSSPYANNPFTRSPTRIQSLSLGQIPEQSQSNFYMDSPQTMTPQSSNPFFAQLGSQPTGQQQVPQQQQMYQQPFQQEQPAFGQQQQNPYQQQQQNAYQQPAQQLVQQPFQQQPQHPFQQQKMPQQQYQAPTAQAQYQQQPLQPQRPDKASILALYSQPQLAPQPFAPQTQAQTPEVHPEVAASQQQSQDAASGSMVAGSKNPFLMNGGGGGGGMSSPPPPPQQVMAAPVANTVGPRKAGVSRESMAFTDMQWTNGRHSPDAFASLSARHMTRPRLDRVAPTRWDDTLCRSSEYIALPPRPMIQTPQRGDESNPGRPQKPRRVRAKLSAILELLIYISCSYFQMTSPSFQARLRAAIPDGSDAPTLPSRASLAAASASLPRRPSSHSTGASTGASAKGEDKDNDGTYLAPLGTEATLAHILTDIVPALNGQARSGRYYGFVTGGTLPVAEAADNIVSALDQNVQVHLPEQTVATEVESVALGMLADVLGLEDGSGGGEGGVWKGKTFTTGATASNVLGLACGREHVIAKRGGNVGEQGLLGACVSAGVKGVRVLTSMGHSSLSKAASVVGVGRANVAELPLSADEPWRLDLEGVERVLREGEEDGVVSVIAVSAGEVNTGRFATGGKGEMERLRGLADRFGAWIHVDGAFGIFARALEAKPEFAKIREMASGLELADSITVDGHKLLNVPYDCGMFFCRSLPTQKTVFTNPNAAYLSSAGASAIPSPLNIGLENSRRFRALPAYAVLRSEGRSGLAAILSRMVVLARKLAAWIRASEAYELLPEGVWDIEEMTHMVVLFRARDEGLDGELVGRINGTREVYVSGTSWKGRKAVRVAVGSWRVDVERDFEVVTRVLGDIAKAWARESGRKVRGWYLGHFSFFSVIMRSGRGRWSRGQGGASGIRSFEITLQPSLHFWFDSPLLTFFLSAPR; this is encoded by the exons ATGCCAGTCCAACCAAGTACCACCCAGCACCCAGCTCCCAGCACCCAGCACCCAGCACCAGGGACCAGCACC TCTCTCCCGCCTCCCCTCCCACAGGATGACTAC CCTGCGCCCCTGAGCCCCCCCCTCCACAAGCCCAAGGTCCATTGGCACTATCCTCTTTGGGCTAGACGGCCGACTCCCTCCACCTCTGGGCCTTTCTTTCCCCTCTTGCTGCTGGGCTTGCTGCTTGCTGCTTGCACCTGTATGCCATCCGGTGCTTCTTTGCAGGTTGATC ACACACACATCATTTTGGGCAGCACAT GCCATCTAAAACAATTCGATCCCAAAGTCGACAAACGCCCATTTCTTCTTGCTCCCTTCTCGGATGCAGCCTGGTCCGCCGCCATCAGCAATCCCATTCATTCCGTCTCACTCTCCGACGCTGGTGTCCGTCTTCCTCAGCCTCCTCTACGCATGATTGAGGCCATGTTTGTCGTCGCGTTTCCCTTTCCACCTTCGACATCGGGCTCCCTCTTCCCCA TACCCTACCCGACCATGGCCGGTGTCCTGAGCAAGCGCCAGCAGGCGCGTAACGAAAAGGTCCTTCACGATCTGGTCCACTCCGTACCGGGGAACAACTTATGCGCCGACTGCCAGGCGCGGAACCCAG CATGGGCCTCTTGGAGT CTGGGCGTGTTCCTTTGCATGAGATGTGCCGCTATCCATCGAAAGTTGGGAACTCATATCTCAAAGGTGAAATCCTTGAGCATGGACAGCTGGTCTAATGAACAAGTGGAG AATATGAAAAAGGTCGGAAACGTTAGGTCCAACCAGATTTACAACCCCGATAACAAGAGACCTCCCGTTCCTGTCGATGCCGACGAAGCTGATTCCGCCATGGAACGATTTATCCGCACCAAATACATGAACAACATCCCCATCCCCACGAGGAAGCAACATTCAGGCCTTTCAGATGAAGGCGTTCCTCCGCCGCTACCACCAAAGTCGGGAGGAAAGTTTGGGTTCAGATCTGCCTCGTCAATCTTCCCGCTATCGTCTCGGCTGAGAAAGGATTCGTCATTGCGTAATACCATGTCGAGTCCCCGCGAGCCGCGAAGTCCCTCGCCCAGCGATCTGCCGAACAAGCCCTCCAAGGTGTTTGGCGCAAGCGTTTCGTACGAGCAGGAAGATACAGAAAGGAAATTGGCCAGTCTGAGGGACATGGGATTCTCCGATGGCCAGCGCAATGGTATGGTGTTGAAGGGCGTGAACGGAAACCTGGAGCGCGCAATTGAGACACTGGTGCGGTTAGGCGAGAGCGATAGACGGTCACCTTCTTTGACAGGGCCTCGTGAGAGCTCTTTGCGCGCGACACGCTCGCACGCGAACCTGTCAACGTCTAGTGGATTATCTGCACCGCATCAGACGTTCAGTGACCACCCCCAGTCGCCCTCGACAGCCTCGAGCAACAACCCCTTCGACATGCTGCCGCCGCAGCCGCAATCTTCCCAATCGACCGGCACGCTCCAGAACAAAAACCCCTACGCGAACAACCCCTTCGGAGCTCCCACGCAACAGCAGCAAGATATTGCCCAGGCTTTCGGCAGCATGTCCCTCGCTCCAGCGCAACCCCTATTTCCGCACCACACGGGCGGATTGCCGGCTTCCCAGCCGTTTGCTCAGCCTCAGCAAACGTACCAGCAGTCCATGACGCCTCCCATTCCGCAGCAGCATCAGCAGCAAAACTACAACCCCATGagctttaatagtaatatgaCCTATCCCCAACCCATCCAGCCGCAGGCAACGGGCTACAACCCATTCCTCACGAACCAGGCGCAGCCTCAGCAGCAACAAAACCTTGCAGTCAACACAGGGCCATCGTCAAGCCCATATGCGAACAACCCGTTTACTCGATCTCCGACAAGAATCCAATCGCTTTCGCTAGGCCAGATACCCGAGCAGTCGCAATCGAACTTTTACATGGACTCTCCGCAGACGATGACACCACAGAGCAGCAACCCCTTCTTTGCACAACTGGGCTCGCAACCTACGGGGCAACAGCAGGTaccacagcagcagcagatgTACCAGCAACCATTTCAGCAAGAGCAGCCGGCGTTtgggcagcagcaacagaacccctatcagcagcagcaacaaaaCGCTTACCAGCAACCGGCTCAGCAATTGGTTCAGCAGCCGTTCCAGCAGCAGCCGCAACACCCGTTTCAGCAACAGAAGATGCCGCAGCAACAATATCAGGCTCCTACGGCACAGGCTCAGTATCAACAGCAGCCCCTGCAACCCCAACGGCCCGACAAGGCTTCGATCTTGGCACTGTACAGCCAACCGCAGCTGGCACCTCAGCCCTTTGCACCCCAGACCCAGGCGCAGACGCCAGAGGTACACCCCGAAGTCGCAGCATCTCAGCAGCAGAGCCAAGACGCAGCGAGTGGGTCCATGGTAGCAGGAAGCAAGAACCCCTTTTTGATgaatggcggcggcggtggtggaggcatgtcatcgccgccgccgccaccacaaCAGGTGATGGCGGCTCCCGTAGCGAATACCGTCGGGCCGCGCAAGGCGGGTGTCAGTCGCGAGAGCATGGCATTTACGGATATGCAGTGGACGAACGGGCGACACAGCCCAGACGCGTTTGCCAGTCTAAGCGCGCGGCACAT GACACGGCCGAGACTCGACAGGGTTGCGCCGACCCGATGGGATGAT ACCTTATGCCGTAGTTCCGAGTACATCGCTCTTCC GCCGAGGCCGATGATTCAAACGCCGCAACGGGGCGATGAGTCAAATCCCGGGAGGCCACAAAAACCCCGCCGGGTGCGCGCCAAGCTGTCT GCCATACTTGAGCTGTTGATTTACATTTCTTGTAGCTACTTCCAG ATGACATCCCCGTCCTTCCAAGCCCGGCTCCGCGCCGCCATCCCAGACGGGTCCGACGCCCCCACACTCCCATCCCGGGCCTCCCTCGCCGCCGCATCGGCTTCTCTACCCCGCCGACCATCGTCTCACAGCACGGGTGCCAGCACCGGTGCCAGCGCAAAGGGAGAGGACAAAGACAATGACGGAACCTACCTCGCCCCCCTCGGCACCGAAGCGACCCTAGCCCACATCCTGACGGACATCGTCCCCGCCCTCAACGGCCAGGCGCGCAGCGGGCGGTACTACGGCTTCGTCACCGGCGGGACCCTCCCCGTCGCCGAGGCGGCTGACAATATCGTCTCGGCGCTGGATCAGAACGTGCAGGTGCATTTGCCGGAGCAGACCGTCGCTACGGAGGTGGAGAGCGTTGCGTTGGGGATGCTCGCTGACGTGTTGGGGCTCGAGGACGGGAGCGGCGGCGGTGAAGGAGGGGTGTGGAAGGGGAAGACGTTCACCACCGGCGCGACGGCGAGTAACGTCCTCGGCCTCGCGTGCGGGAGGGAACATGTGATTGCGAAACGGGGCGGGAACGTAGGAGAGCAAGGGCTGTTGGGCGCGTGTGTGAGTGCCGGGGTGAAGGGGGTGAGGGTGTTGACGAGCATGGGGCACAGCTCGCTTTCCAAAGCGGCGAGTGTGGTGGGCGTCGGGAGAGCCAATGTTGCAGAGTTGCCGCTGAGCGCTGATGAACCGTGGAGGTTGGATTTGGAGGGTGTGGAGAGGGTGTTGCGGGAGGGAGAGGAGGATGGGGTGGTGAGTGTTATTGCGGTGAGCGCGGGCGAGGTGAATACGGGGAGGTTCGCGACgggggggaagggggagaTGGAGAGGTTGAGGGGGTTGGCTGATCGGTTTGGGGCGTGGATTCATGTCGATGGTG CTTTTGGCATCTTTGCGAGGGCTCTCGAGGCGAAGCCCGAGTTTGCAAAGATTCGAGAGATGGCTTCGGGGCTGGAACTCGCGGACAGCATCACCGTGGACGGACACAAGCTTCTGAACGTG CCCTACGACTGCGGTATGTTCTTCTGCCGCTCCCTCCCAACCCAGAAAACCGTCTTCACGAACCCAAACGCAGCCTACCTCTCCTCGGCCGGCGCCTCCGCCATCCCCTCACCCTTGAACATCGGCCTCGAGAACTCGCGCCGCTTCCGCGCGTTACCGGCCTACGCCGTCCTCCGGTCCGAAGGGCGGAGCGGGTTGGCGGCGATCCTGAGCCGCATGGTTGTGCTTGCGCGGAAGTTAGCCGCGTGGATTCGAGCTTCGGAGGCGTATGAGTTGCTCCCCGAGGGGGTATGGGATATCGAGGAGATGACGCACATGGTTGTGCTGTTCCGCGCGAGGGATGAGGGGTTGGATGGGGAGCTCGTGGGGAGGATTAATGGCACGAGGGAGGTGTATGTTAGCGGGACGAGTTGGAAGGGGAGGAAGGCTGTTAGGGTTGCTGTTGGCAGTTGGAGGGTTGATGTTGAGAGGGATTTTGAGGTTGTGACGAGGGTTTTGGGGGATATTGCTAAGGCGTGGGCGAGGGA ATCTGGCAGGAAGGTGAGGGGATGGTACTTGGGTCACTTCTCTTTCTTCTCTGTCATAATGAGAAGTGGCAGGGGCAGGTGGTCGAGGGGTCAAGGAGGCGCCAGTGGAATCCGTTCTTTCGAGATCACCCTTCAACCTTCGCTACACTTTTGGTTCGATTCTCCACTGCTgaccttttttctttctgcCCCAAGGTGA